A part of Dysgonomonas mossii genomic DNA contains:
- a CDS encoding RNA polymerase sigma factor produces the protein MSLKLHARIDQQMDDSDLFFLIQKSNKEAFTIVYNRYHKQLYLLAYTYLKDRDMSEDAIQHVFSKLWEFRKDIKIKVSLKNFLYTITKNYILNQIRDNNTAIKKNYELALSVESYEDNLFDIIEQKELMMLFRKALEMLPLQKRQVCLLKMEGDLSNQEIADKMQISIHTVKTHYAQSIKLLRAHLGKMLISILFIILL, from the coding sequence ATGTCTCTAAAACTACATGCGCGTATAGATCAACAGATGGACGATTCTGACTTATTCTTTTTGATACAGAAAAGCAATAAGGAGGCTTTTACTATCGTATATAATAGATATCATAAACAATTGTATCTATTAGCTTATACATATCTTAAAGATAGAGATATGTCGGAGGATGCCATTCAGCATGTTTTTTCTAAATTATGGGAATTTCGTAAGGATATTAAGATTAAAGTCAGCCTAAAGAATTTTCTTTATACCATAACGAAAAACTATATACTAAACCAGATCAGAGATAATAATACTGCTATAAAAAAGAATTATGAGTTAGCTTTATCTGTAGAATCTTACGAGGATAATCTATTCGATATTATTGAGCAAAAAGAATTAATGATGCTTTTCAGAAAAGCATTGGAGATGTTGCCTCTACAGAAAAGACAAGTTTGTTTATTAAAAATGGAAGGCGATTTATCGAATCAAGAAATTGCTGATAAAATGCAAATTTCTATCCATACGGTAAAGACTCACTATGCGCAGTCAATTAAACTTTTAAGAGCCCACTTAGGAAAAATGTTAATAAGTATTTTATTTATCATTCTTTTATAG
- a CDS encoding tetratricopeptide repeat protein, translated as MRIIYISSLSLLFTSCNSSWFVNIGIIGIMAMFGIMLLSFALMFFLIARRKKKGEKSLVKFNNDLYFALKKLDTPQQKVDMLSTLIERINNDEKYKKDTEWRNKVLLKTYVHLATAYYQMGDEMRTLNVCSDIIDLDPKDAMSYYNRGSIYSNMGLYDKALQDLDKTIDLQPDYASAYNNRGLVYEKLEYYDKAILDYNKALKLENSAIAYYNRGNTYYEMQEYNKALQDYQTVIEMLNDNDDSDLRKEVETSIKIVKSKIDQ; from the coding sequence ATGAGGATTATATATATATCATCGTTGTCTTTATTGTTTACCTCGTGTAACTCGTCTTGGTTTGTAAATATAGGCATAATTGGCATTATGGCAATGTTCGGGATTATGTTATTATCATTTGCGTTAATGTTTTTCTTGATAGCACGCCGAAAAAAGAAAGGAGAAAAGAGCTTAGTTAAATTTAATAATGACCTATATTTTGCATTAAAAAAATTAGACACTCCTCAACAGAAGGTAGACATGCTAAGTACCCTCATCGAACGAATAAATAATGATGAGAAATATAAAAAAGATACCGAATGGCGAAACAAGGTATTACTGAAAACATATGTACACCTTGCTACAGCATATTATCAGATGGGAGATGAAATGCGAACATTGAATGTATGCTCCGATATTATAGACCTCGATCCCAAAGATGCGATGTCATACTACAACCGAGGCTCAATATACAGCAATATGGGACTATACGATAAAGCCTTACAAGATCTGGATAAAACGATCGACTTACAGCCCGATTATGCCAGTGCGTACAACAATCGCGGGTTAGTATACGAAAAACTTGAATATTACGACAAAGCCATACTTGACTATAACAAAGCCTTAAAGCTGGAAAATTCAGCAATAGCTTATTATAATAGAGGAAATACTTACTATGAAATGCAAGAATACAATAAGGCTCTACAAGATTACCAAACTGTAATAGAAATGTTAAATGATAACGATGATTCAGATCTAAGAAAAGAGGTAGAAACAAGCATTAAGATTGTAAAAAGCAAAATAGACCAATAA
- the uvrA gene encoding excinuclease ABC subunit UvrA encodes METTIPEEKDVINVYGARVHNLKNIDVEIPRDSLVVITGLSGSGKSSLAFDTIFAEGQRRYIETFSAYARNFLGGMERPDVDKITGLSPVISIEQKTTNRNPRSTVGTTTEIYDFLRLLYARAGEAYSYLTGEKMVKYTEDQILELILERYIGKKVYLLAPVVRNRKGHYKELFEQINKKGYLTVRVDGAIREIIPGMRLDRYKMHSVEILIDKLVVSNKFADNLKTSLRTAMKQGDGLIMIQDVDTGEVRHFSRQLMCPSTGLSYSDPAPHSFSFNSPHGACPRCKGLGVVNKIDMEKIVPKPQLSIYAGGIAPLGKYKNSLFFWQIEAICEKHGVTIKTPIKDVPEEAIDEIMFGTEERLQIKNESLGSSNYVVAFEGVAKYIEMQQDSDSSASAQKWAEQFIKTDVCPDCNGQRLSKEALHYKINDKNIADLAEMDIQHLFEWIQDMDVHISERQKLIAGEIKKEIVSRLSFLLDVGLNYLSLNRPSVSLSGGESQRIRLATQIGSQLVNVLYILDEPSIGLHQRDNTRLIDSLKKLRDTGNSVIVVEHDKDIMLEADYIVDMGPYAGRRGGKVVFAGTPDDMLKTNTMTANYLNGKLEIEIPKNRRKGNGKKITLKGATGHNLKGVDVSFPLNTFICVTGVSGSGKSSLVNGTLLPILSQHLYRSLADPLPYKTLEGIDLVDKVISVDQSPIGRTPRSNPATYTGVFSDIRNLFVNLPESKIRGYKAGRFSFNVKGGRCEVCGGNGYKTIAMNFLPDVYVQCEECHGKRYNRETLEVRFKGKSIADVLDMTINMAVEFFENVPNILHKIKVLQEVGLGYLKLGQPSTTLSGGESQRVKLATELARTDTGNTIYILDEPTTGLHFEDIRVLLGVLNKLVDRGNTIIVIEHNQDIIKSADYIIDMGPDGGIGGGTVVGYGKPEDIVKKGNSFTSEYLRKEISK; translated from the coding sequence ATGGAGACAACTATACCCGAAGAAAAAGACGTCATAAATGTATATGGCGCACGTGTTCATAATCTTAAAAATATTGATGTAGAAATTCCACGAGATTCACTTGTTGTGATTACAGGACTCAGTGGAAGTGGCAAATCATCATTAGCATTCGATACTATTTTTGCAGAAGGCCAAAGGCGTTATATAGAAACGTTTTCGGCTTATGCGCGTAACTTCTTGGGGGGTATGGAGAGACCTGATGTAGATAAAATTACAGGTCTGAGTCCGGTAATATCTATAGAACAGAAAACAACAAATCGTAACCCACGATCGACAGTAGGAACAACTACCGAAATATACGACTTTCTTCGCCTATTATATGCTCGTGCGGGAGAAGCCTATTCTTATCTTACCGGAGAGAAAATGGTTAAATATACCGAAGACCAAATCTTAGAGCTTATCCTTGAACGTTATATCGGGAAGAAAGTATATTTGCTTGCCCCCGTTGTTCGTAACAGAAAAGGTCACTACAAGGAGTTGTTTGAGCAAATAAATAAAAAAGGTTATCTGACAGTACGTGTGGATGGTGCAATTCGTGAAATTATACCCGGTATGCGTCTCGATAGATACAAGATGCATAGTGTAGAAATCCTGATTGATAAGTTGGTTGTTTCCAATAAATTTGCTGATAATCTCAAAACCAGCTTGCGCACAGCAATGAAGCAAGGCGATGGGCTGATCATGATACAAGATGTAGATACAGGGGAGGTAAGGCATTTTAGCCGCCAATTGATGTGTCCGTCTACAGGGTTATCTTATAGTGATCCTGCTCCGCATTCATTCTCCTTTAACTCTCCACATGGAGCTTGTCCTCGTTGCAAGGGGTTGGGAGTAGTGAATAAAATAGATATGGAAAAGATTGTGCCGAAACCACAATTGAGTATTTATGCGGGAGGTATAGCCCCATTAGGAAAATATAAAAACTCATTATTCTTCTGGCAGATAGAGGCTATCTGTGAGAAGCATGGTGTTACGATTAAGACTCCAATCAAAGATGTTCCTGAGGAAGCAATAGATGAAATCATGTTTGGAACAGAAGAGCGTTTGCAAATTAAGAACGAGTCTTTAGGAAGTTCTAATTATGTAGTCGCTTTTGAGGGTGTTGCCAAATATATCGAAATGCAGCAGGATAGTGATTCTTCTGCTTCGGCACAAAAGTGGGCAGAACAGTTTATCAAAACAGATGTTTGTCCCGACTGTAATGGGCAACGATTGAGTAAAGAAGCTCTTCACTACAAAATAAATGATAAGAATATAGCCGATCTTGCCGAGATGGATATTCAGCATCTCTTCGAATGGATACAAGATATGGATGTACATATCTCTGAAAGGCAAAAGCTGATTGCCGGAGAAATAAAGAAGGAGATCGTATCCCGCTTGTCTTTTTTATTAGATGTCGGTCTTAATTATTTATCTCTAAATCGTCCATCCGTATCTCTTTCGGGAGGTGAAAGTCAACGTATACGCTTGGCTACACAGATCGGTTCTCAGCTTGTAAATGTGCTTTATATACTCGACGAGCCTAGTATCGGACTTCATCAGAGAGATAATACAAGGCTGATAGATTCGTTAAAAAAGCTACGTGATACAGGCAATTCTGTTATTGTAGTAGAACACGATAAAGACATAATGCTGGAAGCTGATTATATTGTAGATATGGGGCCTTATGCGGGCAGGCGAGGAGGGAAGGTTGTTTTTGCAGGTACTCCCGACGATATGCTCAAAACCAATACAATGACAGCTAATTACCTGAATGGTAAGCTTGAAATTGAGATACCTAAGAATAGACGCAAAGGCAATGGAAAGAAGATAACATTGAAAGGTGCAACCGGACATAACCTTAAGGGAGTGGATGTTTCATTTCCCTTAAATACATTTATTTGTGTTACGGGTGTTTCGGGTAGTGGAAAATCGAGTCTTGTAAATGGAACATTACTACCTATTCTGAGTCAACACTTGTATCGGTCTTTGGCTGATCCATTACCTTATAAAACGCTTGAGGGAATAGATCTTGTGGATAAGGTGATAAGTGTAGATCAATCGCCGATAGGACGTACACCACGTTCGAATCCTGCAACCTATACGGGCGTTTTTTCAGATATAAGAAATTTATTCGTCAATCTTCCTGAATCTAAAATAAGAGGCTATAAAGCCGGACGTTTCTCTTTTAATGTAAAAGGCGGTCGTTGCGAAGTCTGTGGCGGTAACGGCTATAAAACCATCGCAATGAATTTCTTACCGGATGTATATGTGCAATGTGAAGAATGTCATGGTAAGCGTTATAATAGAGAAACGCTAGAGGTCCGATTCAAGGGGAAATCAATAGCAGACGTTTTGGATATGACCATCAATATGGCTGTAGAGTTCTTTGAGAATGTTCCTAATATACTACATAAGATTAAAGTATTGCAAGAAGTGGGACTTGGGTATCTAAAACTTGGACAACCTTCAACCACATTGTCCGGTGGGGAATCTCAACGTGTTAAACTTGCAACCGAACTAGCACGTACAGATACAGGGAATACCATCTATATATTGGATGAACCTACTACCGGCCTGCATTTTGAGGATATACGAGTTTTACTCGGAGTCCTTAATAAGCTTGTTGACAGAGGAAATACAATAATCGTTATAGAACATAATCAAGATATAATAAAAAGTGCAGATTACATCATCGATATGGGACCTGATGGTGGAATTGGAGGTGGAACTGTGGTTGGTTATGGGAAACCCGAAGATATTGTAAAAAAGGGTAATAGCTTTACTTCTGAATACTTGAGAAAGGAAATAAGCAAGTAA
- a CDS encoding lytic transglycosylase domain-containing protein produces the protein MKRVLLFTIPVVCVCVLAFVLLSNNSHSETESKVPYVLSMTKSIDIPEKVDFAGEEIKLDRYDLHERFDREINGFTYLHSTTLLLIKRANRYFPIIEPILKENGIPEDFKYLAVIESSLDHRAVSSAGAAGLWQFMPKTAPGYGLEVSSEVDERYSIEKSTKAACKYLKEAYNKYGSWTSVAMSYNAGQGRISGELDKQQVDESLDLWLVSETSRYYFRMLAIKLLFENPSKYGFILTEKDLYKPIEFTKVEVTESIPDLASFAKEKGLTYAQLKDFNSWLRDRKLTISAKSQSSYTILIPTQESLYYKKGSKVRVHDKAWISHD, from the coding sequence ATGAAGAGAGTATTATTGTTCACTATTCCAGTTGTTTGTGTCTGTGTTTTAGCTTTTGTGTTATTGTCGAATAATAGCCATAGCGAAACAGAGTCTAAAGTTCCTTATGTCTTATCTATGACGAAATCTATAGACATTCCCGAGAAGGTTGATTTTGCAGGGGAGGAGATAAAGCTTGACCGATACGATCTTCATGAGAGGTTCGATAGAGAGATAAACGGATTTACATATTTACATTCGACGACGTTATTACTTATAAAAAGAGCGAATCGATATTTTCCTATTATTGAGCCGATTTTAAAAGAAAATGGAATTCCTGAAGATTTTAAATATCTGGCGGTAATAGAAAGTAGTTTAGACCATAGAGCAGTATCTTCTGCCGGCGCAGCCGGACTATGGCAGTTTATGCCAAAAACCGCACCCGGATATGGATTGGAGGTTTCTTCTGAAGTGGATGAAAGATATTCGATAGAAAAATCAACTAAGGCTGCATGTAAATATCTGAAGGAAGCTTACAATAAATATGGCAGTTGGACAAGCGTGGCAATGTCATACAATGCTGGACAGGGGCGTATCAGCGGAGAGCTAGATAAACAACAGGTTGACGAAAGTCTTGATCTGTGGCTCGTTTCTGAGACTTCACGCTATTATTTTCGAATGTTGGCTATAAAGTTGCTATTTGAAAATCCTTCCAAATATGGATTTATCCTCACAGAAAAAGATCTGTACAAACCGATTGAATTTACAAAAGTTGAAGTAACAGAATCGATTCCCGATCTGGCATCTTTTGCAAAAGAAAAAGGGTTGACATATGCACAATTGAAAGATTTTAATAGCTGGCTGAGAGATCGTAAATTAACAATTTCGGCTAAAAGCCAAAGTTCATATACAATTCTTATTCCTACACAGGAATCATTATACTACAAGAAAGGTAGTAAGGTAAGAGTCCATGATAAAGCATGGATTTCGCATGACTAA